In one Streptomyces sp. T12 genomic region, the following are encoded:
- a CDS encoding Mrp/NBP35 family ATP-binding protein encodes MATEDAVREALATVNDPEINRPITELGMVKSVEIGADGAVAVTVYLTVSGCPMRETITQRVTDAVSRVEGVTRVDVTLDVMSDEQRKELANALRGGTAEREVPFAKPGSLTRVYAVASGKGGVGKSSVTVNLAAAMAADGLKVGVVDADIYGHSVPRMLGADGRPTQVENMIMPPSANGVKVISIGMFTPGNAPVVWRGPMLHRALQQFLADVYWGDLDVLLLDLPPGTGDIAISVAQLVPNAEILVVTTPQQAAAEVAERAGSIAVQTHQKIVGVVENMSGLPCPHCGEMVDVFGTGGGQVVADGLTRTTGTNVPVLGNIPIDVRLREGGDEGKPVVLTDPDSPAGSALRSIAGKLGGRQRGLSGMSLGITPRNKF; translated from the coding sequence ATGGCTACGGAAGACGCGGTGCGCGAAGCACTGGCGACGGTGAACGACCCGGAGATCAACCGACCCATCACGGAGCTCGGGATGGTCAAGTCGGTGGAGATCGGCGCGGACGGAGCGGTCGCGGTCACCGTGTACCTGACGGTCTCCGGCTGCCCGATGCGCGAGACGATCACGCAGCGGGTGACGGACGCGGTCTCCCGGGTCGAGGGCGTCACCCGAGTCGACGTCACGCTCGACGTGATGAGCGACGAGCAGCGCAAGGAGCTGGCGAACGCCCTGCGCGGCGGCACCGCCGAGCGCGAGGTCCCCTTCGCCAAGCCCGGCTCGCTCACGCGCGTGTACGCGGTCGCGTCCGGCAAGGGCGGCGTCGGCAAGTCCTCGGTGACGGTCAACCTGGCGGCTGCCATGGCGGCCGACGGCCTGAAGGTGGGCGTCGTCGACGCCGACATCTACGGCCACAGCGTGCCGCGCATGCTGGGCGCCGACGGGCGTCCGACCCAGGTCGAGAACATGATCATGCCGCCGTCCGCGAACGGCGTGAAGGTCATCTCCATCGGCATGTTCACGCCGGGCAACGCCCCGGTCGTGTGGCGCGGCCCGATGCTTCACCGCGCGCTCCAGCAGTTCCTGGCGGACGTGTACTGGGGCGACCTGGACGTCCTGCTCCTCGACCTCCCGCCCGGCACCGGCGACATCGCGATCTCCGTGGCCCAGCTGGTCCCGAACGCCGAGATCCTGGTCGTGACGACCCCGCAGCAGGCGGCCGCGGAAGTGGCCGAGCGGGCGGGCTCCATCGCCGTACAGACCCACCAGAAGATCGTCGGCGTGGTCGAGAACATGTCCGGCCTGCCCTGCCCGCACTGCGGCGAGATGGTCGACGTCTTCGGCACGGGCGGCGGCCAGGTGGTCGCCGACGGCCTGACCCGCACGACGGGCACGAACGTCCCGGTCCTCGGCAACATCCCCATCGACGTCCGCCTGCGCGAGGGCGGCGACGAGGGCAAGCCGGTGGTCCTGACGGACCCGGACTCCCCGGCGGGCTCGGCCCTGCGGTCGATCGCGGGGAAGCTGGGGGGACGGCAGCGGGGCCTGTCGGGCATGTCGCTGGGCATCACGCCGCGCAACAAGTTCTGA
- a CDS encoding DUF1003 domain-containing protein, whose product MAPEREGTRERVASGATATTRAPRARLDQPRPPRRRILPEWDPEAFGRLSERIARFIGTGRFLVWMTVVIIVWVLWNIAAPSDLRWDEYPFIFLTLVLSLQASYAAPLILLAQNRQDDRDRVNLEQDRKQNERSIADTEYLTREIAALRIGLGEVATRDWMRSELQDLTKELEERHDGHHGHGVFPADRSPGRDVDDR is encoded by the coding sequence ATGGCTCCTGAGCGGGAGGGCACGCGCGAGCGCGTGGCGTCGGGCGCCACCGCGACCACCAGGGCGCCCCGCGCGCGCCTCGACCAACCCCGGCCGCCGCGCCGCCGCATCCTGCCCGAGTGGGACCCGGAGGCCTTCGGACGGCTGTCGGAGCGGATCGCCCGCTTCATCGGCACCGGGCGGTTCCTCGTCTGGATGACGGTCGTGATCATCGTGTGGGTGCTGTGGAACATCGCCGCACCGAGCGACCTTCGCTGGGACGAGTACCCGTTCATCTTCCTCACCCTGGTCCTGTCCCTGCAGGCCTCGTACGCCGCCCCGCTGATCCTGCTCGCGCAGAACCGGCAGGACGACCGCGACCGGGTCAACCTCGAACAGGACCGCAAGCAGAACGAGCGGTCGATCGCCGACACCGAGTACCTGACCCGCGAGATCGCCGCGCTGCGCATCGGGCTCGGGGAGGTCGCCACCCGCGACTGGATGCGCTCGGAGCTGCAGGACCTGACGAAAGAGCTGGAGGAGCGGCACGACGGTCACCACGGGCACGGGGTATTCCCGGCAGATCGGTCGCCGGGACGTGACGTAGACGACCGGTGA
- a CDS encoding magnesium and cobalt transport protein CorA: protein MSMIRDLRAVVRPSRISLRKDTGAYDTTRDPATPSAVVDCAVYRSGARVESPKPLTPHEAMRQARRDGGFVWIGLHEPTEAEFSGIASEFGLHPLAVEDAVQAHQRPKLERYDDSLFTVFKTIHYVEHDELTANSEIVETGEVMCFTGRDFFITVRHGGQGSLRALRHRLQDDPELLAKGPSAVLHAIADHVVDGYVAVADAVQDDIDEVETEVFSPGRKGSPRGTDAGRIYQLKREVLEFKRAVSPLLRPMQLLSERPMRLIDPDIQKYFRDVADHLARVQEQVIGFDELLNSILQANLAQASVAQNEDMRKITSWAAIIAVPTMVCGVYGMNFKHMPELHWKYGYPVIMSITVAICLGIHRTLKRNGWL from the coding sequence ATGTCGATGATCCGCGACCTGCGTGCCGTGGTCCGCCCGTCCCGCATCTCACTGCGCAAGGACACCGGCGCGTACGACACCACCCGCGACCCGGCGACGCCCTCCGCCGTCGTCGACTGCGCCGTCTACCGCAGCGGCGCTCGCGTCGAGAGCCCGAAGCCCCTGACCCCGCACGAGGCGATGCGTCAGGCGCGGCGTGACGGCGGCTTCGTGTGGATCGGACTGCACGAGCCGACCGAGGCCGAATTCTCCGGCATCGCCAGCGAGTTCGGGCTGCACCCCCTGGCCGTGGAAGACGCGGTGCAGGCCCACCAGCGCCCCAAGCTGGAGCGGTACGACGATTCGCTGTTCACCGTCTTCAAGACCATCCACTACGTCGAGCACGACGAACTCACCGCCAACAGCGAGATCGTCGAGACCGGCGAGGTCATGTGCTTCACCGGACGGGACTTCTTCATCACCGTCCGGCACGGCGGCCAGGGCTCGCTGCGGGCGCTGCGGCACCGGCTGCAGGACGACCCCGAGCTGCTCGCCAAGGGGCCGTCGGCCGTGCTGCACGCGATCGCCGACCATGTCGTCGACGGGTATGTCGCCGTCGCCGACGCGGTGCAGGACGACATCGACGAGGTGGAGACGGAGGTGTTCTCGCCGGGGCGCAAGGGGTCGCCGCGCGGTACGGACGCGGGGCGGATCTACCAACTCAAGCGTGAGGTGCTGGAGTTCAAGCGCGCGGTGTCGCCCCTGCTGCGCCCCATGCAGCTGCTGAGCGAGCGGCCAATGCGGCTGATCGACCCGGACATCCAGAAGTACTTCCGGGACGTCGCCGACCACCTCGCCCGCGTGCAGGAGCAAGTCATCGGCTTCGACGAGCTCCTCAACTCGATCCTCCAGGCCAACCTCGCGCAGGCGTCCGTGGCGCAGAACGAGGACATGCGGAAGATCACGTCGTGGGCCGCGATCATCGCCGTACCGACGATGGTGTGCGGGGTGTACGGGATGAACTTCAAGCACATGCCCGAGCTGCACTGGAAGTACGGCTACCCGGTGATCATGAGCATCACGGTGGCCATCTGTCTGGGCATCCACCGCACGCTGAAGCGGAACGGCTGGCTCTGA
- a CDS encoding enoyl-CoA hydratase/isomerase family protein — protein MADTVLYEVSDGLATITLNRPEAMNALNIAAKVALRDAVQAAAGDDAVRAVLLTAAGERAFCVGQDLKEHIGLLISDRETGTRQTMNTVREHYNPIVRALTEMPKPVVAGVNGVAAGAGFGFALAADYRVVADTAAFNTSFAGVALTADSGISWTLPRVVGPGRAADLLLFPRSIKAQEAYELGIANRLVPAGELREEAEKVARALAEGPTVAYGAIKEAMAFGMSHSLAETLEKEDELQTRAGSSEDHAIAVQAFVNKEKPKYLGR, from the coding sequence ATGGCCGACACCGTGCTCTACGAGGTGAGCGACGGACTCGCGACGATCACGCTGAACCGCCCCGAGGCGATGAACGCGCTGAACATCGCGGCCAAGGTCGCCCTGCGGGACGCGGTCCAGGCTGCGGCGGGCGACGACGCGGTACGGGCCGTGCTGCTGACCGCGGCCGGGGAGCGGGCGTTCTGCGTGGGCCAGGACCTCAAGGAGCACATCGGGCTGCTGATCTCCGACCGGGAGACCGGGACCCGGCAGACGATGAACACGGTGCGGGAGCACTACAACCCGATCGTGCGGGCGCTGACCGAGATGCCGAAGCCCGTGGTGGCCGGGGTGAACGGGGTCGCGGCCGGGGCGGGCTTCGGTTTCGCGCTGGCCGCGGACTATCGCGTCGTGGCCGACACGGCTGCGTTCAACACGTCCTTCGCGGGGGTCGCGCTGACCGCCGACTCCGGGATCTCGTGGACGCTGCCGCGGGTCGTCGGCCCGGGCCGCGCCGCCGACCTGCTGCTCTTCCCGCGGAGCATCAAGGCGCAGGAGGCGTACGAGCTCGGTATCGCCAACCGGCTGGTGCCCGCGGGTGAGCTGCGCGAGGAGGCCGAGAAGGTGGCGCGGGCGCTTGCCGAGGGGCCGACGGTGGCGTACGGGGCGATCAAGGAGGCGATGGCGTTCGGGATGTCGCACTCCCTGGCCGAGACCTTGGAGAAGGAGGACGAGCTGCAGACGCGGGCGGGGTCTTCGGAGGATCACGCGATCGCTGTGCAGGCCTTCGTCAACAAGGAGAAGCCGAAGTACTTGGGCCGGTGA
- a CDS encoding trypsin-like peptidase domain-containing protein, with protein sequence MNEGKPAKAKWWNRPRPQGPSARAEDTEPTPDETSGTAPGASNATERRAPDGTGERGADGDANGIGDANGDGDFELALPAARGGADGVASSEGDFELPRPAVKGSGGVASAEGDFELPRPAVIGGGGGVASADGDFELARPGGVPVSGPSAGDAAAVAGGADDAGAAAVGPVADASTGGTESAGGAVSVPAVSADGATAAVAEPVDERPKPLHDPDPYSTPPYGEPGPWAPAPPVQHPATTPAHGTAAPMPTPPTHTLPAPTPGLPTPTQGAQSAAQGTPVPSTAAAPTAGVPTPAPTPAPGTPAPSPAHGIPAQAAPAAPAAPAAPGVPTQAAPLGSGVPTPPPPGPGAPAPTPGIPAPAAPLAGIPAQAQSAPAQATPDPAYADAPPPTNPWQNYDPWARRGHPADPAHPTHPTHPSAPLQQTGAAVATDGQQRKRAKKVLLAGALLIAVVSGGVGGVVGAYLERNGGVGDVELPQAAAEVPGRAPDSVAGIAARALPSVVTLHVSGNEEQGTGTGFVLDDRGHILTNNHVVEPAGDSGEISVTFHSGDTAKATVVGRDSGYDLAVVKVTDVSGLKPLPLGNSDNVQVGDPVVAIGAPFDLAGTVTSGIISAKERPITAGGESGDGSDVSYVDALQTDAPINPGNSGGPLLDARARVIGINSAIRSADTGSDLDGGQSGSIGLGFAIPVNQAKRVAEELINTGKATHPVIGVTLDMDYSGDGARVGTKGGDGGSAVSEGGPGDKAGIKSGDVITEVDGQRVHSGEELIVKTRAHRPGDRLELTLERGGKEIRISLTLGSSSGH encoded by the coding sequence ATGAACGAGGGGAAGCCCGCGAAGGCGAAGTGGTGGAACCGACCTCGGCCGCAGGGTCCGTCGGCCCGGGCGGAGGACACCGAGCCGACGCCGGACGAGACGAGCGGGACGGCGCCCGGCGCATCGAACGCGACCGAGCGCAGGGCACCGGACGGCACCGGCGAGCGCGGCGCCGATGGCGACGCGAACGGTATCGGCGACGCGAACGGTGACGGCGACTTCGAACTGGCGCTGCCCGCCGCGCGGGGCGGGGCCGACGGCGTGGCTTCGTCTGAGGGTGACTTCGAGCTTCCTCGCCCGGCTGTGAAGGGCAGCGGTGGTGTGGCTTCGGCGGAGGGTGACTTCGAGCTTCCCCGCCCTGCCGTGATTGGCGGTGGTGGCGGCGTGGCTTCCGCTGACGGCGACTTCGAGTTGGCGCGGCCGGGTGGGGTGCCCGTGTCCGGCCCGTCTGCGGGTGACGCTGCCGCGGTCGCGGGGGGTGCCGATGATGCCGGTGCCGCGGCCGTGGGGCCCGTCGCCGACGCAAGTACTGGGGGCACGGAGTCCGCCGGCGGTGCGGTCAGTGTCCCCGCGGTGTCCGCCGACGGTGCCACCGCCGCTGTGGCAGAGCCCGTCGACGAACGCCCCAAGCCCCTGCACGACCCCGACCCCTACAGCACCCCGCCCTATGGCGAGCCCGGTCCTTGGGCGCCCGCTCCGCCGGTCCAGCACCCGGCGACCACGCCCGCGCACGGGACGGCCGCACCGATGCCGACACCACCGACGCACACCTTGCCGGCCCCCACGCCCGGCCTGCCGACTCCGACGCAGGGCGCGCAGAGCGCAGCGCAAGGCACGCCCGTGCCGTCGACAGCCGCGGCCCCGACCGCCGGCGTACCCACTCCGGCGCCGACCCCGGCCCCCGGCACTCCTGCCCCGTCACCGGCCCATGGCATCCCCGCACAGGCGGCTCCCGCGGCTCCCGCGGCCCCCGCCGCCCCCGGCGTGCCCACCCAAGCAGCGCCTCTAGGATCCGGCGTGCCCACGCCGCCGCCCCCTGGCCCCGGCGCCCCTGCCCCGACGCCCGGCATCCCCGCCCCGGCGGCCCCGCTGGCCGGCATCCCCGCCCAGGCACAGTCGGCCCCCGCCCAGGCGACCCCCGACCCCGCCTACGCCGACGCCCCGCCCCCCACCAACCCCTGGCAGAACTACGACCCCTGGGCCCGCCGCGGCCACCCCGCCGACCCCGCGCACCCCACCCACCCGACTCACCCCTCCGCCCCCCTCCAGCAGACCGGCGCCGCCGTCGCCACCGACGGGCAGCAGCGTAAGCGTGCCAAGAAGGTGCTCCTTGCCGGGGCCCTGTTGATCGCCGTCGTGTCCGGTGGCGTCGGCGGTGTGGTGGGGGCGTATCTCGAGCGCAACGGTGGTGTGGGGGACGTGGAGCTGCCGCAGGCCGCGGCCGAGGTGCCCGGGAGGGCGCCGGACAGTGTCGCCGGGATCGCCGCTCGTGCCCTGCCCAGCGTCGTGACGCTGCATGTGAGCGGGAACGAGGAGCAGGGCACCGGGACCGGGTTCGTGCTCGACGACCGCGGTCACATCCTCACCAACAACCACGTCGTCGAACCCGCGGGTGACAGCGGCGAAATATCCGTGACCTTCCACAGCGGTGACACCGCCAAGGCCACCGTCGTCGGACGGGACAGCGGCTATGACCTCGCCGTGGTCAAGGTCACCGACGTCAGCGGCCTGAAGCCCCTGCCGCTCGGCAACTCCGACAACGTCCAGGTCGGCGACCCCGTCGTCGCCATCGGCGCCCCGTTCGACCTGGCCGGCACCGTCACCTCCGGCATCATCAGCGCCAAGGAGCGGCCCATCACGGCCGGCGGCGAGAGCGGCGACGGGAGCGATGTGTCGTACGTCGACGCTCTCCAGACCGACGCGCCCATCAATCCCGGCAACTCCGGTGGCCCCCTCCTCGACGCCCGCGCCCGCGTGATCGGCATCAACTCCGCCATCCGCTCCGCCGACACCGGCTCCGACCTGGACGGCGGCCAGTCCGGCTCCATCGGCCTGGGCTTCGCGATACCGGTCAACCAGGCCAAACGTGTCGCCGAGGAGCTGATCAACACCGGCAAGGCGACCCACCCGGTCATCGGCGTCACCCTCGACATGGACTACAGCGGCGACGGCGCCCGCGTCGGCACGAAGGGCGGCGACGGCGGCTCCGCGGTCTCCGAGGGCGGCCCCGGCGACAAGGCCGGCATCAAGTCGGGCGACGTCATCACCGAGGTCGACGGCCAGCGCGTCCACTCCGGCGAGGAACTCATCGTCAAGACCCGTGCCCACCGCCCCGGCGACCGGCTCGAACTGACCTTGGAGCGCGGCGGCAAGGAGATCAGGATCTCGCTGACACTCGGCTCGTCGAGCGGGCACTGA
- a CDS encoding O-methyltransferase, whose product MCGFPSATDTVTPRQPRGQERAITGNRQTSWAFADAYVAEDEVLRWARDRAREAGLRSVSPGTGAALRLLAASVDAKAVAEIGTGTGVSGIHLLHGMRPDGVLTTVDPEPEHQQFARQAFRASGFASNRARFIPGRALDVLPRLADAGYDLVFCDGDRLEFLDYLAESLRLLRPGGLVVFEGVFANGRTVDSGPQPTEVIRIRELLRAVRESQELVPSLLPVGDGLLCAVKR is encoded by the coding sequence ATCTGCGGGTTCCCGTCGGCAACGGATACAGTCACGCCCAGGCAACCACGGGGACAGGAGAGGGCCATTACCGGCAACCGGCAGACGAGCTGGGCGTTCGCCGACGCCTACGTCGCCGAGGACGAAGTCCTGCGCTGGGCCCGCGACCGGGCCCGTGAGGCGGGGCTGCGCTCGGTGTCGCCCGGCACGGGCGCGGCGCTTCGGTTGCTGGCGGCCTCGGTGGACGCGAAGGCGGTGGCGGAGATCGGTACCGGCACCGGCGTCTCCGGCATCCACCTCCTGCACGGCATGCGCCCCGACGGCGTCCTGACCACGGTGGACCCCGAACCCGAACACCAGCAGTTCGCCCGCCAGGCCTTCCGCGCCTCCGGCTTCGCCAGCAACCGCGCCCGCTTCATCCCGGGCCGCGCCCTCGACGTCCTGCCCCGCCTCGCGGACGCCGGTTACGACCTCGTCTTCTGTGACGGCGACCGGCTGGAGTTCCTCGACTATCTCGCTGAATCGTTGCGCCTGCTGCGTCCGGGTGGCCTCGTCGTCTTCGAGGGCGTCTTCGCCAACGGCCGCACGGTGGACTCGGGCCCGCAGCCCACGGAAGTCATACGTATCCGGGAGCTGCTGCGCGCGGTGCGGGAGAGCCAGGAGCTGGTGCCGTCGCTGCTGCCGGTCGGGGACGGGCTGCTGTGCGCGGTCAAGCGATGA
- a CDS encoding anti-sigma factor: protein MSGSRPNPAERLLAEQHLGDRLSALVDGELGHETRERVLAHLATCAKCKAEADAQRRLKNVFAEAAPPPPSESFLARLQGLPGGGDLDGGGSPLGGGGFGGLTGRPGATGVFGMKQGDRFEFGYVPSRPHAPALPASDRGFRTHPVGRPDADRSGSSRMRFAFVAAGAVSLAAIALGGVTSSVPTDAEARGGSGGSNVTPARTQGTGAATAPENQRRRGVGPLLAQGQGERTLDTPAAPTEVSAPLLPGMPAQPADQDMRTLTAPVVAGAAAMSPLIRPLSETPPLALTAWSTTPEVKATPDPLAAPVPDATSSPSTSSATGR, encoded by the coding sequence GTGAGTGGCTCTCGACCCAACCCCGCAGAACGGCTCCTGGCCGAGCAGCACCTGGGAGACCGACTCTCCGCCCTCGTCGACGGAGAGCTCGGTCATGAGACGCGCGAGCGCGTCCTGGCCCACTTGGCGACCTGTGCCAAGTGCAAGGCCGAGGCCGACGCCCAGCGCCGGCTGAAGAACGTCTTCGCGGAGGCGGCCCCGCCGCCTCCCTCCGAGAGTTTCCTGGCCCGCCTTCAGGGCCTCCCCGGGGGAGGTGACCTGGACGGCGGCGGCTCGCCGCTGGGCGGGGGAGGATTCGGCGGACTGACCGGGCGGCCCGGCGCCACCGGGGTGTTCGGAATGAAGCAGGGCGACCGCTTCGAGTTCGGATACGTCCCGTCGCGTCCCCATGCCCCGGCGCTCCCCGCCTCGGACCGCGGCTTCCGCACCCACCCCGTGGGCCGTCCTGACGCCGATCGCTCCGGGTCCTCCCGTATGCGGTTCGCGTTCGTCGCGGCGGGCGCGGTGTCGCTGGCCGCGATCGCGCTGGGGGGTGTCACGTCGAGCGTGCCGACCGACGCGGAGGCGCGCGGCGGCTCGGGCGGCAGTAATGTGACACCGGCCCGGACCCAGGGCACCGGCGCCGCGACGGCACCCGAGAACCAGCGCCGCCGTGGAGTCGGCCCGCTGCTCGCCCAAGGCCAGGGCGAGCGGACGCTCGACACCCCGGCCGCCCCGACCGAGGTATCGGCCCCCCTCCTGCCAGGGATGCCGGCCCAGCCCGCCGACCAGGACATGCGCACCCTGACGGCGCCCGTGGTGGCCGGCGCGGCCGCCATGTCCCCACTGATACGCCCGCTCAGCGAGACCCCGCCGCTCGCCCTGACCGCGTGGTCCACGACCCCCGAGGTCAAGGCGACCCCCGACCCGCTCGCCGCACCCGTCCCCGACGCGACGTCATCCCCCTCCACCTCCTCCGCCACCGGTCGCTGA
- a CDS encoding DUF3117 domain-containing protein, translating to MAAMKPRTGDGPLEVTKEGRGIVMRVPLEGGGRLVVELTPDEADALGDALKKVVG from the coding sequence ATGGCGGCCATGAAGCCGCGGACGGGCGATGGCCCGCTCGAGGTGACCAAGGAGGGGCGGGGCATCGTCATGCGCGTTCCGCTCGAAGGCGGCGGTCGGCTCGTCGTCGAGCTGACCCCTGACGAGGCCGACGCGCTCGGCGACGCCCTCAAGAAGGTCGTCGGCTGA
- a CDS encoding magnesium transporter MgtE N-terminal domain-containing protein, translating to MAAGAPRIFVSHLAGVAAFDPNGDQVGRVRDLVVMLRVGRRPPRLLGLVVELSTRRRIFLPMTRVTSIESGQVITTGVLNVRRFEQRPTERLVFGELLDRRVTLVETGEEVTVLDLSVHQLPARRDWEIDKVFVRKGGKSGTFRRAKGESLTVEWSAVTGFSAEEKGQGAESLLATFEQLRPADLANVLHHLSPKRRAEVAAALDDDRLADVLEELPEDDQIEILGKLKEERAADVLEAMDPDDAADLLGELPEDDQERLLSLMQPADAADMRRLMAYEEHTAGGLMTTEPIILRPDATVADALARVRNPDLSPALAAQVYVCRPPDETPTGKYLGTVHFQRLLRDPPYTLVSSLVDEALEALAPEASLPVVAGFFATYDMVAAPVVDESGSLLGAVTVDDVLDHMLPEDWRETEFHLDEDTGEGVAAHGS from the coding sequence ATGGCAGCCGGCGCCCCCCGGATCTTCGTCTCGCACCTCGCAGGCGTCGCCGCCTTCGACCCGAACGGCGATCAGGTGGGCCGCGTCCGCGATCTGGTCGTGATGCTGCGCGTCGGCCGACGCCCCCCGCGGCTGCTCGGCCTCGTCGTCGAACTCTCCACCCGGCGCCGCATCTTCCTGCCCATGACCCGCGTCACCAGCATCGAGTCCGGCCAGGTCATCACCACCGGTGTGCTCAACGTCCGCCGCTTCGAGCAGCGCCCCACCGAGCGCCTCGTCTTCGGCGAGCTGCTCGACCGGCGCGTCACCCTCGTCGAGACCGGCGAGGAGGTCACCGTCCTCGATCTGTCGGTGCACCAGCTGCCGGCCCGCAGGGACTGGGAGATCGACAAGGTGTTCGTACGGAAGGGCGGCAAGAGCGGCACCTTCCGGCGCGCCAAGGGCGAGTCGCTGACGGTCGAGTGGTCCGCCGTCACCGGCTTCTCCGCGGAGGAGAAGGGGCAGGGCGCCGAGAGCCTGCTGGCCACCTTCGAGCAGCTGCGCCCCGCCGACCTCGCCAACGTCCTGCACCACCTCTCCCCCAAGCGCCGCGCCGAGGTCGCCGCCGCCCTCGACGACGACCGCCTCGCCGACGTACTCGAAGAGCTCCCGGAGGACGACCAGATCGAGATCCTCGGCAAGCTGAAGGAGGAGCGCGCCGCGGACGTCCTGGAGGCCATGGACCCGGATGATGCCGCTGACCTGCTCGGTGAGCTCCCGGAGGACGACCAGGAGCGGCTGCTGAGCCTGATGCAGCCCGCCGACGCGGCCGACATGCGCCGCCTGATGGCGTACGAGGAGCACACGGCCGGCGGTCTGATGACGACGGAGCCGATCATCCTGCGCCCCGACGCCACCGTCGCCGACGCCCTCGCCCGGGTCCGCAACCCCGACCTGTCCCCCGCCCTCGCCGCCCAGGTCTACGTCTGCCGCCCGCCCGACGAGACACCCACCGGCAAGTACCTCGGCACGGTCCACTTCCAGCGCCTGCTGCGCGACCCGCCGTACACCCTGGTCAGCTCGCTCGTCGACGAGGCCCTGGAGGCCCTGGCGCCGGAGGCCTCGCTGCCGGTCGTCGCCGGGTTCTTCGCGACGTACGACATGGTCGCGGCGCCCGTGGTCGACGAGTCCGGGTCGCTGCTGGGCGCGGTGACCGTGGACGACGTACTGGACCACATGCTGCCCGAGGACTGGCGGGAGACGGAGTTCCACCTGGACGAGGACACGGGCGAGGGGGTGGCGGCCCATGGCTCCTGA
- a CDS encoding sec-independent translocase: MFNDIGPLELVTLIVLAVLVFGPDKLPKLIQDVTRTIRKIREFSESAKQDIRQELGPEFKDFEFEDLNPKTFIRKQLDNDDLGLKEIRNGFDLKKEMAEVTDAVHSRDSESSGSSSSSSSPSPTSGSSGGSIDMTKKPESPREERPPYDADAT, encoded by the coding sequence GTGTTCAATGACATAGGACCGCTCGAGCTGGTGACGCTCATCGTCCTCGCCGTGCTCGTCTTCGGTCCGGACAAGCTCCCGAAGCTCATCCAGGACGTCACGCGGACGATCCGCAAGATCCGCGAGTTCTCGGAGAGCGCCAAGCAGGACATCCGGCAGGAACTGGGACCGGAGTTCAAGGACTTCGAATTCGAGGACCTCAACCCCAAGACGTTCATCCGCAAGCAGCTGGACAACGACGACCTGGGGCTGAAGGAGATCCGCAACGGCTTCGACCTCAAGAAGGAAATGGCCGAGGTCACCGACGCGGTCCACAGCCGTGACTCGGAGTCGTCCGGATCCTCCTCGTCGTCTTCCTCGCCGTCCCCCACCTCCGGTTCCTCCGGCGGCAGCATCGACATGACGAAGAAGCCCGAGAGCCCCCGCGAGGAGCGCCCGCCCTACGACGCGGACGCCACCTGA
- the sigE gene encoding RNA polymerase sigma factor SigE, with protein MLRRFLGSAGRPKSVNDTADHSHAGDYAQTATFSTDADGQAWTPPTWEEIVSTHSGRVYRLAYRLTGNQHDAEDLTQEVFVRVFRSLSTYTPGTFEGWLHRITTNLFLDMVRRKQRIRFDALGEDAAERLPSKEPTPQQVFNDAHFDADVQQALDTLAPEFRAAVVLCDIEGLSYEEIAATLGVKLGTVRSRIHRGRSQLRKALAHRSPEARAERRSFVPRVAALGGGGATA; from the coding sequence GTGCTGCGGCGCTTTCTCGGGTCGGCGGGCAGGCCGAAATCCGTGAACGACACCGCTGACCACAGCCACGCCGGCGACTACGCCCAGACCGCGACCTTCTCCACCGACGCGGACGGGCAGGCGTGGACTCCGCCCACGTGGGAGGAGATCGTCAGCACGCACAGCGGCCGCGTCTACCGTCTGGCCTACCGCCTGACGGGCAACCAGCACGACGCCGAGGACCTCACCCAGGAGGTCTTCGTCCGCGTCTTCCGCTCTCTGTCGACGTACACGCCGGGCACCTTCGAGGGCTGGCTGCACCGCATCACCACGAACCTCTTCCTGGACATGGTCCGCCGCAAGCAGCGCATCCGTTTCGACGCGCTGGGCGAGGACGCGGCCGAGCGGCTGCCCAGCAAGGAGCCCACACCGCAGCAGGTCTTCAACGACGCGCACTTCGACGCGGACGTCCAGCAGGCCCTCGACACCCTCGCGCCCGAGTTCCGCGCCGCGGTCGTCCTGTGCGACATCGAAGGACTGTCGTACGAGGAGATCGCCGCGACCCTGGGCGTCAAGCTCGGCACCGTCCGGTCCCGTATCCACCGTGGCCGCTCGCAGCTGCGCAAGGCCCTCGCCCACCGTTCGCCGGAGGCGCGCGCCGAGCGCCGCTCCTTCGTGCCGCGGGTGGCCGCACTGGGAGGAGGGGGCGCGACCGCGTGA